One Methylocapsa sp. D3K7 DNA window includes the following coding sequences:
- a CDS encoding LptA/OstA family protein — protein sequence MSSRGCCCLLALAFLVTALPVFPAVAEKPHSGAVLPGGDSKEPVNIDAAKLDYFDKEQKLVYTGNVVATQGQSKLEATTLVIYLTPKDASAAAGAPSSSSQVRRMEAAGPVTIISKDQIGTGDSGIYEKSENKVYLIGNVTLTQGPNVTKGDKLIYDLTTKQAAVTGRVRSMFLPNGGTGEAKEKRPAPAKPGQEPKTQ from the coding sequence GTGAGCAGCCGCGGGTGTTGCTGTCTGCTCGCTCTCGCCTTTCTCGTGACAGCCCTCCCGGTGTTTCCGGCGGTTGCGGAAAAGCCGCATTCGGGCGCAGTCTTACCGGGCGGCGATTCCAAGGAGCCGGTCAACATCGACGCCGCCAAACTCGATTATTTCGATAAGGAGCAGAAGCTTGTCTACACCGGGAATGTCGTCGCGACGCAAGGACAGAGCAAATTGGAGGCGACGACACTTGTCATTTATTTAACTCCAAAGGATGCGTCGGCCGCAGCCGGAGCGCCGTCCTCGTCAAGCCAGGTCCGCCGCATGGAAGCAGCGGGTCCCGTGACCATCATTTCCAAGGATCAGATTGGCACCGGCGACAGCGGCATCTACGAAAAATCCGAAAACAAGGTCTATCTCATCGGCAATGTGACCTTGACGCAGGGCCCGAACGTGACCAAGGGCGACAAATTAATATACGACTTGACAACCAAGCAAGCCGCGGTCACCGGGCGCGTCCGCAGCATGTTTTTGCCAAACGGCGGCACTGGAGAGGCGAAAGAAAAGCGGCCGGCCCCCGCGAAACCCGGGCAAGAACCAAAAACGCAATGA
- the lptC gene encoding LPS export ABC transporter periplasmic protein LptC gives MSGTGQLAVANPGRADSRAARDAAGGADPGSRNNQSFGAAGFDMSPARSRGGFKAASQHTVRVRWFRRVAITGSLLAVVLIPAAVLLNPLRRLPVDISIGKVGVDGTKITVESPKITGVQKNGHPFEIRARSGIQDIAVPNITELLDIDSKIGAADASTTWVRAARGVYDNLHDKMTLEGNVQIKNSSGYDIRLKTARIDFKTGGLVSDGPVKVNLAGGTVAAQQLDVSDNGHKVSFGGDVNSVIDSGADEPVPGNDSTDSLR, from the coding sequence TTGAGTGGCACGGGACAGCTTGCGGTGGCCAACCCGGGCCGGGCGGATAGCCGCGCCGCTCGCGACGCTGCCGGCGGCGCTGATCCCGGCTCGCGAAACAATCAGAGCTTCGGCGCGGCGGGATTCGACATGAGCCCGGCGCGTTCACGGGGCGGCTTCAAGGCGGCCAGCCAGCACACGGTGCGCGTGCGCTGGTTTCGCCGCGTCGCGATCACCGGATCGCTCCTCGCGGTCGTGCTCATTCCGGCGGCCGTCCTGCTCAACCCCTTGCGGCGCCTGCCGGTCGATATTTCGATCGGCAAGGTTGGCGTCGATGGCACCAAAATCACCGTCGAGTCGCCGAAAATCACCGGTGTCCAGAAGAATGGCCATCCCTTCGAAATCAGGGCGCGATCCGGAATCCAGGACATCGCGGTGCCGAACATCACCGAACTTCTCGACATCGATTCCAAGATTGGCGCGGCGGACGCCTCGACGACATGGGTGCGCGCCGCACGGGGGGTCTACGACAATCTGCACGACAAAATGACGCTGGAAGGCAACGTTCAAATCAAAAATAGCTCTGGTTACGATATCCGTTTGAAGACTGCGCGGATCGATTTCAAGACGGGCGGTCTCGTTTCCGACGGCCCTGTCAAGGTCAATCTGGCCGGGGGAACCGTCGCCGCACAGCAGCTGGATGTCAGCGACAATGGCCACAAGGTTTCGTTCGGCGGCGATGTCAATTCGGTCATTGATTCGGGGGCGGACGAGCCTGTGCCAGGCAATGACTCAACGGACTCCCTGAGGTGA